Proteins encoded in a region of the Gammaproteobacteria bacterium genome:
- a CDS encoding methyltransferase domain-containing protein produces the protein MAALIGSIVVLVLISLAWRLASRRHSIPCPAWLGWLVELDNPFARTNRAAAIVEHLDLSPGMTVLDLGCGPGRVAVPVAGSVGPQGRVIAMDIQARMISRAQEKAQEAGLTNIDFLHAGSGENQLGRERFDRVLLVTVLGEIPDRETALQEIFASLKAGGILSVTEIIFDPHFQSRNTVSRLALEVGFSEKEYFGSRLAYTLNLEKPESRLAADRKYCQ, from the coding sequence GTGGCCGCACTCATAGGTTCAATTGTTGTTTTGGTGCTTATCAGTCTGGCCTGGCGGCTGGCGTCGCGCCGACACTCGATTCCCTGTCCGGCTTGGCTGGGTTGGCTGGTCGAGCTGGACAACCCCTTTGCCAGAACAAACCGGGCGGCAGCTATCGTAGAACATCTCGACCTCAGCCCTGGAATGACGGTGCTGGACCTGGGTTGTGGACCGGGCAGGGTAGCCGTTCCGGTAGCCGGGAGCGTCGGCCCACAAGGCCGGGTTATCGCCATGGACATCCAGGCTCGCATGATTTCCCGGGCACAGGAAAAAGCACAGGAAGCCGGGCTTACCAATATTGACTTCCTCCATGCAGGATCCGGAGAAAACCAACTTGGCAGGGAACGGTTTGATCGGGTTTTGCTGGTCACCGTGCTTGGCGAAATTCCGGACCGGGAAACGGCTCTGCAAGAGATCTTTGCGTCATTGAAAGCAGGGGGAATACTGTCCGTGACTGAAATCATCTTCGACCCCCATTTCCAAAGCCGCAACACAGTATCCCGGCTGGCACTTGAGGTGGGTTTCTCCGAAAAAGAGTATTTCGGTAGTCGGCTGGCGTATACGCTGAATCTTGAGAAGCCCGAGAGTCGCCTGGCCGCAGACAGGAAATACTGCCAATGA
- the modC gene encoding molybdenum ABC transporter ATP-binding protein gives MITIRSQLERGGFGLDVTCELPGQGVTVIFGSSGSGKTSLLRSVAGLEKHARGTVRVNGQTWQDERFVLPVHKRGVGFVFQQPSLFPHLSVDANLSFGARRRGGPGLDEEASIATLGLKPLLGRPVGELSGGEQQRVALGRALLSRPRLLLLDEPLAALDLSSRKNLIPVIENAMHLLDIPALYVTHSIDEMVRLADHVVVMEGGGIVASGPLVELFSKLDSPLAQLDDAFSVLPGRILPGQLPGLSSVESGAGNLFHVPLAPISGLGQVRLKVQARDVSLSLEKTEKSSILNILPAVVEQVSEVNASGSCLVRLDLRGDKLLARISDYSRQQLAIQPGTALYAQVKAAALLQAGPVNRP, from the coding sequence ATGATCACGATCCGCAGTCAGCTTGAGCGTGGCGGTTTTGGTCTGGACGTGACCTGTGAGCTGCCGGGGCAGGGCGTTACAGTGATCTTTGGCTCTTCCGGGTCCGGTAAGACCAGCCTGTTGCGCAGTGTTGCCGGGCTTGAGAAACATGCCCGCGGGACGGTGCGGGTAAATGGACAAACCTGGCAGGATGAGAGATTTGTCCTGCCTGTCCATAAGCGTGGTGTGGGCTTTGTTTTTCAGCAGCCCAGCCTTTTCCCTCACCTGTCAGTGGACGCTAACCTGTCATTTGGAGCGCGCCGCCGGGGTGGACCCGGCCTGGACGAGGAAGCCAGCATTGCAACCCTGGGATTGAAACCCTTGCTCGGACGCCCGGTGGGAGAACTGTCTGGAGGCGAACAGCAGCGCGTGGCTCTGGGGCGGGCTCTGCTGAGCAGGCCCCGCCTGCTGCTGTTGGACGAGCCACTGGCGGCACTCGACCTTAGCAGTAGAAAAAATCTCATACCAGTTATTGAAAATGCCATGCATCTACTTGATATACCTGCTCTTTATGTAACCCATTCGATTGATGAGATGGTGCGTCTTGCCGATCACGTCGTGGTTATGGAAGGGGGTGGCATAGTAGCCAGCGGGCCTCTGGTCGAGCTATTTTCCAAGCTTGATTCGCCGCTGGCGCAACTGGATGATGCGTTCAGCGTGCTGCCAGGGCGTATATTGCCGGGGCAGCTACCCGGCCTGTCCTCGGTTGAATCCGGCGCCGGGAACCTGTTCCATGTGCCGCTGGCGCCCATCTCAGGCCTTGGCCAGGTGCGCCTGAAAGTCCAGGCCAGGGATGTCAGCCTGAGTCTGGAGAAAACTGAAAAAAGCAGTATTCTCAATATCCTGCCAGCTGTTGTAGAACAGGTTTCTGAGGTAAATGCCAGCGGTAGCTGTCTGGTAAGACTGGACCTCAGAGGAGATAAGCTGTTAGCACGGATATCCGATTACTCGCGGCAGCAACTGGCGATTCAGCCCGGCACGGCGTTGTACGCCCAGGTCAAGGCCGCGGCATTGCTGCAGGCGGGTCCTGTCAACCGGCCATGA
- a CDS encoding NAD(P)/FAD-dependent oxidoreductase, with product MDSFDVAVVGAGVIGLAIAQQLSAAPFMRGRSLVLLEQESGFGQHTSSRNSEVIHAGIYYPSGSLKALLCVRGKELLYEHCRRYDIPHKRVGKLIVGGQGEAEALERLLTQAASNGVSDLQLLEGKSIQELEAQVSGTLGLYSPSSGIINSHSYLTSLLHLAQSQGVVYSPRTQVQALFSRGNESLVETRIMTATGNVAEAYVFRAGVVICCAGLEGAALASRIEGLNSGSIPRQYLCKGDYFSYAGRNPFRHLVYPLPESNTTGLGIHATLDMAGQLRFGPDTEYIDQVNYSIDPLKRERFAEAIRRYFPAVNATALNPDYAGIRPKLAGPGQPPADFVFQDAAGHGVPNLLQLFGIESPGLTASLAIGEKVTAIVRDYF from the coding sequence CTGGATAGTTTTGATGTTGCCGTCGTCGGTGCTGGCGTCATCGGTCTGGCGATCGCGCAGCAACTGTCAGCAGCGCCTTTCATGCGCGGTCGGAGCCTGGTGCTGCTGGAGCAGGAAAGCGGGTTTGGGCAGCATACAAGCAGCCGCAACAGCGAGGTTATCCATGCAGGCATTTATTACCCTTCAGGCTCCCTGAAAGCGCTTCTGTGCGTTCGTGGCAAAGAATTGCTGTATGAGCACTGCCGGCGCTATGACATCCCTCACAAGCGCGTAGGCAAGCTGATCGTTGGCGGCCAGGGTGAAGCGGAGGCTCTCGAGAGGCTCCTGACGCAGGCGGCCTCCAACGGCGTCTCAGATCTTCAACTTCTTGAGGGAAAGTCAATTCAGGAACTTGAGGCGCAGGTCAGCGGGACACTGGGCCTGTATTCTCCCTCCTCAGGTATTATTAACTCGCATAGCTACCTGACCAGTCTGTTGCATCTCGCTCAGTCGCAGGGTGTTGTTTACTCACCGCGAACCCAGGTTCAGGCCCTATTCAGCCGGGGTAATGAGAGCCTGGTAGAAACCCGCATAATGACAGCAACGGGTAACGTCGCTGAAGCCTATGTGTTCCGCGCCGGTGTCGTGATCTGCTGCGCCGGCCTCGAGGGAGCTGCCCTCGCCAGCCGTATCGAGGGGCTCAACTCAGGCAGTATTCCCAGGCAGTACCTGTGCAAGGGAGATTATTTTTCCTATGCCGGCCGCAATCCGTTCAGGCACCTGGTCTACCCGTTACCTGAATCCAATACGACCGGGCTCGGCATTCACGCCACCCTGGACATGGCAGGGCAGTTACGCTTCGGGCCCGACACAGAGTACATTGACCAGGTGAATTACAGTATCGATCCCCTCAAACGCGAACGCTTCGCCGAAGCCATCAGACGTTATTTTCCAGCTGTTAACGCGACCGCGCTCAATCCCGATTATGCGGGCATCCGGCCTAAGCTTGCGGGCCCTGGCCAGCCGCCTGCCGATTTCGTATTCCAGGATGCGGCCGGGCATGGAGTCCCTAATCTGTTGCAGTTGTTCGGTATCGAATCGCCGGGCCTCACTGCAAGCCTGGCTATCGGGGAAAAAGTCACCGCCATAGTGCGTGATTATTTCTGA
- a CDS encoding alpha-ketoglutarate-dependent dioxygenase AlkB, with the protein MRTHPNQPELFAPQATITHRLEKAELTEYPEAFNRTESEGYFDLLRHEINWQSASIRLAGRSIAIPRLQCWVAESGFNYSYSGIQMAPLPWSATLLAIRQRVQELAGLSFNAVLLNLYRNGQDSVSWHADDEPELGPNPVVASVSFGASRPFELKPKDNHSAARYRLMLHSGSLLVMGNTMQNNWLHQIPKAKGLEEPRINLTFRQVCERSG; encoded by the coding sequence ATGCGAACTCACCCGAACCAGCCAGAACTCTTTGCCCCCCAGGCCACGATAACCCATCGGCTTGAAAAGGCCGAGCTGACAGAATATCCAGAAGCATTTAACAGAACAGAGTCAGAGGGATACTTCGATCTTCTGAGACATGAAATAAACTGGCAGTCAGCCTCTATCCGCCTGGCAGGTCGATCGATTGCCATTCCCCGGCTGCAATGCTGGGTTGCGGAAAGCGGGTTCAATTACAGCTATTCCGGTATTCAGATGGCCCCACTGCCCTGGTCGGCAACGTTGCTGGCGATAAGGCAGCGGGTTCAGGAGCTGGCAGGGCTATCGTTCAATGCGGTGTTGCTGAATCTTTATCGAAACGGTCAGGACAGTGTCTCCTGGCATGCGGATGACGAGCCGGAACTGGGGCCCAATCCAGTCGTTGCTTCGGTCAGTTTCGGTGCCAGCCGGCCTTTTGAGCTCAAACCCAAGGACAACCACAGTGCTGCAAGATATCGGCTGATGCTCCACAGCGGCTCGTTGCTGGTAATGGGAAATACTATGCAAAACAACTGGCTCCACCAGATTCCTAAAGCAAAGGGACTGGAGGAGCCGAGGATCAACCTCACTTTCAGGCAAGTGTGTGAAAGGTCTGGATAG
- a CDS encoding DNA polymerase III subunit delta', with the protein MELAPYPWQRHQWQRLMQQQEGDRLAHAYLLMGECGLGKRHFALSAAARLLCTSPADNKACGNCRSCQLLGSGSNPDLLLVEPEDSKVIKIDQVRQLAEFSSKTSHSNSRKVVILQQAEVLNVNAANALLKTLEEPPASTVLLLVSDNPGRLLPTIRSRCQRILFAVPNQQQALEWLAANAPGETGLEGLLLLAANRPVQALELLHSDELQDRDNVLTGLAAVLVGKLDPVDFSATGKTIGAEKIMDWLWQTSSLTVKHLLLHEPPEAAGQALRLIYQALAGSARSEDEILARLLGINQAAEEARQQLIGASNPNPQLVLEGILWRWSRLVS; encoded by the coding sequence ATGGAACTGGCACCTTATCCTTGGCAACGCCATCAGTGGCAACGGCTGATGCAACAGCAGGAGGGCGACCGCCTCGCGCATGCGTACCTGCTCATGGGTGAGTGCGGCCTGGGCAAAAGGCATTTCGCTCTGTCCGCAGCTGCACGGTTGCTTTGCACGTCTCCGGCCGACAATAAGGCCTGCGGCAATTGTCGCAGCTGCCAGCTCTTGGGTTCCGGCAGCAACCCCGATCTTTTACTGGTAGAGCCGGAAGACAGCAAGGTCATCAAGATCGACCAGGTAAGGCAGTTGGCTGAGTTCTCCAGTAAGACGAGCCACAGTAATTCCCGCAAGGTTGTCATCCTGCAGCAGGCTGAAGTGCTTAACGTCAATGCGGCCAACGCCCTGCTCAAGACTCTGGAGGAGCCGCCGGCCAGCACTGTCCTGCTGTTGGTCTCGGATAATCCCGGCAGGCTGCTCCCGACTATCCGTAGTCGCTGCCAACGTATTCTGTTTGCCGTTCCGAACCAACAGCAGGCATTGGAATGGCTTGCAGCCAATGCCCCCGGTGAAACCGGGCTGGAAGGGCTGCTGCTCCTGGCTGCTAACCGCCCGGTTCAGGCTCTCGAGCTGCTGCATAGCGACGAATTGCAGGACCGGGACAACGTCCTGACGGGGCTGGCCGCGGTGCTGGTCGGAAAACTGGATCCGGTTGATTTTTCTGCCACCGGTAAAACCATCGGTGCAGAAAAAATTATGGACTGGTTATGGCAGACCAGCTCGCTGACGGTAAAACACCTGTTGCTCCACGAGCCACCCGAGGCAGCCGGTCAGGCACTCCGCCTGATCTATCAGGCTCTCGCTGGTTCCGCCCGGTCGGAGGATGAAATACTGGCCCGTTTACTGGGCATCAACCAGGCGGCCGAGGAGGCAAGGCAGCAACTCATCGGTGCATCGAACCCTAATCCGCAACTGGTGCTTGAAGGTATCCTGTGGCGTTGGTCCCGCCTGGTTTCCTGA
- a CDS encoding PqqD family peptide modification chaperone produces MNAIFVTDDEYLVYCQPKGMLHKLNGTAAFLYELCDGKRTRNEVVALLGPEVSDHSPQLRAWLEKAEKNQLLLAEHSKASIDNLRRSELFAREADTLRDNGAILAAFVCQSQACELAPENAEHWLELGELAHILGRRAEAREAYRHFTEMRPDNAEARLILLALSDEAPPARAPDDCIRQLYARFSGFYEENMCGDLGYEAPRRLQELLDNFLNNAGNLQVLELGCGTGLSGKVLRQYAAHLIGVDLCPEMVSQCQTSQLYDQLEVAEITAFLARKATEGCRFDLVAACDTLIYFGDLSLILKPSANVLKPQGYFAFTVEKGAEVPYKLNDSGRFSHSESHIRSTAEEAGFDVLSLEEGFLRYEYGEPVTGFSVMLKKRNPQ; encoded by the coding sequence TTGAACGCCATCTTCGTAACCGATGACGAATACCTGGTTTATTGTCAGCCAAAAGGTATGCTCCATAAACTCAATGGTACCGCGGCATTCCTTTACGAACTTTGTGACGGCAAACGAACGCGAAATGAAGTTGTTGCGCTGCTGGGCCCCGAGGTCAGTGATCATTCGCCGCAGCTTCGAGCATGGCTCGAGAAGGCCGAAAAGAACCAGCTCCTGCTTGCGGAGCATTCAAAAGCCAGCATTGATAACCTTCGCCGATCGGAATTGTTTGCCCGGGAAGCCGATACTCTGCGTGACAACGGTGCCATTCTGGCTGCCTTTGTCTGTCAGTCTCAAGCCTGTGAACTGGCCCCTGAAAACGCAGAGCACTGGCTTGAGTTGGGGGAATTAGCCCATATCCTCGGCCGGCGCGCGGAAGCCAGAGAAGCCTATCGACACTTTACCGAGATGCGGCCGGATAATGCCGAGGCTAGACTCATTCTGCTCGCACTCAGCGACGAAGCGCCTCCTGCCCGGGCGCCGGATGACTGTATTCGCCAGCTTTACGCCAGGTTTTCAGGCTTTTATGAAGAGAATATGTGCGGAGACCTTGGGTATGAGGCGCCCAGGCGCCTGCAGGAGCTACTGGACAACTTTCTCAACAATGCCGGGAACCTGCAGGTGCTTGAACTGGGCTGTGGCACCGGACTTTCAGGCAAGGTATTGCGCCAATACGCCGCCCACCTGATCGGTGTCGATCTTTGCCCAGAGATGGTTTCGCAATGTCAGACCAGCCAGCTCTACGATCAGCTGGAAGTCGCTGAAATTACCGCCTTTCTCGCCAGGAAAGCAACGGAGGGGTGCCGTTTTGATCTGGTCGCAGCCTGTGACACGCTTATTTACTTCGGTGACCTGAGTCTGATTTTAAAACCTTCCGCAAATGTCCTGAAGCCCCAGGGCTACTTCGCTTTCACAGTAGAAAAGGGGGCTGAAGTCCCTTATAAATTGAACGATTCCGGGCGCTTTTCCCACTCTGAAAGTCATATTCGATCGACAGCGGAAGAAGCGGGGTTTGACGTGCTCAGTCTTGAGGAAGGCTTTCTTCGCTACGAGTATGGGGAACCTGTCACGGGGTTCAGCGTCATGCTAAAGAAACGAAATCCACAGTGA
- a CDS encoding TOBE domain-containing protein, whose product MPSKLQGQIWLTADTSGSTFALEQVKLLSAISESGSISAAARELGISYKTAWERLERMNNLSQQPLVTRSTGGSQGGGSCLTPHGEKILAGFTRLQEQHNAFINRLGGGVDSLDDLTSFVKTSQLVSSAGNQFLGAVEAVQPGAVNAEITLRVNEQVSLIAIITEQSRKELDARPGRSLVALVKASSVLLSTSPDLTVSARNIITGQISRLVKGKVNTDVSVDIGDGKTLNAVITNQSAARLGLAAGHSVTAFFKASSVILMAG is encoded by the coding sequence ATGCCCAGCAAATTGCAAGGCCAGATATGGCTTACAGCGGATACCAGTGGCAGCACATTCGCACTGGAACAGGTGAAGCTACTCAGTGCCATCAGTGAGTCCGGATCAATCAGCGCCGCCGCGAGGGAACTGGGTATCAGCTACAAGACGGCCTGGGAGCGGCTGGAACGCATGAATAACCTGTCGCAACAGCCCCTGGTGACACGCTCAACGGGAGGCAGTCAAGGGGGTGGAAGCTGCCTTACCCCACACGGTGAAAAGATCCTGGCGGGCTTTACACGCCTTCAGGAGCAGCACAACGCTTTTATCAACCGGCTTGGTGGCGGCGTCGACAGCCTTGACGACCTGACCAGCTTCGTGAAGACCAGCCAACTGGTCAGCAGCGCAGGCAATCAGTTTCTGGGCGCGGTGGAAGCCGTGCAGCCAGGCGCGGTTAACGCCGAGATCACACTGCGGGTTAACGAGCAGGTGTCGTTGATTGCCATAATCACTGAGCAAAGCCGCAAAGAGCTGGATGCCCGGCCGGGCAGAAGCCTGGTCGCCCTGGTCAAGGCCTCTTCGGTGCTGTTGAGTACCAGCCCGGATCTCACCGTCAGCGCCAGGAATATCATCACCGGGCAAATCTCCAGGCTGGTGAAAGGTAAGGTGAATACCGATGTCTCTGTGGATATCGGTGACGGAAAGACACTTAATGCAGTGATCACCAATCAAAGCGCCGCCCGGCTTGGACTTGCTGCCGGGCATTCGGTTACCGCCTTCTTCAAGGCGTCCAGCGTCATTCTCATGGCCGGTTGA
- a CDS encoding GlsB/YeaQ/YmgE family stress response membrane protein, translated as MEANSLIAVLIIGGIAGWLAGKILKGKGFGLVGNIVVGIVGALVGGFLFGMLGVSAGGFFGSIVTATIGAVVLLYAVSLIKKV; from the coding sequence ATGGAAGCAAACAGCTTGATTGCAGTGCTGATCATCGGCGGCATCGCCGGTTGGCTGGCTGGTAAGATCCTCAAAGGCAAGGGATTTGGCCTGGTCGGCAACATTGTGGTTGGCATCGTGGGTGCCCTGGTTGGCGGCTTTCTTTTCGGCATGCTTGGCGTCAGTGCCGGGGGATTTTTCGGTTCAATAGTTACCGCGACTATCGGCGCGGTGGTACTTCTCTACGCGGTCAGTCTAATTAAGAAGGTCTGA
- a CDS encoding DUF6438 domain-containing protein, whose translation MGGFRNNRLTLRGRFILVLVLMGLSAIQACAQSQESVSRISLQRTACFGVCPVYNVSIYPNGLVEFHGERFVASVGDYNHRVDPANFDRLAQFAREIDFYSLSAEYRVRIEADNSVTAVSDLPSRITTVETRSEAKSVLNYFAGPQELEDFENLIDQLTDSARWVGEEIPAL comes from the coding sequence ATGGGGGGCTTCCGCAACAACCGTCTCACTCTCCGGGGTCGGTTTATCCTGGTCCTTGTCCTGATGGGGTTATCGGCAATACAGGCGTGTGCGCAAAGCCAGGAATCAGTCAGCAGGATTTCGTTGCAGCGCACCGCCTGTTTTGGTGTCTGTCCGGTCTACAATGTCAGCATTTACCCGAATGGCCTGGTTGAATTTCATGGGGAAAGATTCGTCGCATCGGTGGGTGATTACAATCACAGGGTAGATCCGGCCAATTTTGACCGACTGGCACAATTCGCCCGGGAAATCGATTTTTACTCTTTGTCTGCAGAGTACCGGGTCCGCATAGAAGCAGACAATTCGGTTACGGCGGTTTCAGATCTTCCTTCGCGCATCACTACTGTAGAAACCAGGAGCGAAGCGAAGTCGGTGCTTAATTACTTCGCCGGGCCACAGGAACTGGAGGATTTCGAAAATCTGATAGACCAGCTTACCGACAGCGCCCGGTGGGTAGGTGAGGAAATACCTGCGTTGTAA
- the tmk gene encoding dTMP kinase — translation MTNSRQLQDGAKFITIEGVEGVGKSTNIAFIKEFLEQRKINLLVTREPGGTELAEQIRDLLLQEHAEAMNPTAELLLMFAARAQHLQNKILPALARGCWVLCDRFTDATYAYQGGGRQLDVNRISLLEQLVQGDLRPDLTIILDLDPETGLSRASERGELDRFEKEKLEFFQRVRRTYLQRAAAEPERCIVIDAGQPLESVKSATLSVVEMLFESPTGN, via the coding sequence ATGACAAACAGCAGACAGTTACAAGACGGTGCCAAATTTATCACTATCGAAGGGGTAGAGGGGGTCGGTAAATCCACCAATATCGCATTCATCAAGGAGTTTCTGGAGCAGCGCAAGATTAACCTGTTGGTGACCAGGGAGCCGGGTGGAACCGAGTTGGCAGAACAGATCCGGGATCTTCTCCTGCAGGAACATGCCGAAGCCATGAACCCGACTGCCGAACTGCTGCTGATGTTCGCTGCCAGGGCTCAGCACTTACAGAATAAGATACTGCCTGCGCTGGCGCGCGGATGCTGGGTGTTATGTGACCGATTCACCGATGCGACCTATGCCTATCAGGGAGGTGGCCGGCAGCTGGACGTCAACAGGATTTCACTACTGGAACAATTAGTTCAAGGCGATTTGCGTCCGGACCTGACCATTATCCTTGACCTCGATCCGGAGACCGGTCTGTCCCGTGCATCAGAGCGGGGCGAACTGGACCGCTTTGAAAAGGAAAAACTGGAGTTTTTCCAGCGGGTACGTCGCACCTATCTGCAACGGGCGGCGGCTGAACCAGAGCGTTGCATTGTTATAGATGCCGGTCAGCCGTTGGAGAGCGTCAAGTCTGCTACACTGTCAGTAGTCGAAATGCTTTTCGAATCACCGACGGGGAATTAG
- the gorA gene encoding glutathione-disulfide reductase → MSNYDYDLFVIGGGSGGVRASRVAASLGARVACAEERYFGGTCVNVGCVPKKLLSYAAHYRDDFQDSRGFGWDTPEVDFDWAKLKRAKDQEISRLEGIYKSILENNKVAVFKHRAAVLGPHEVMVADQHITAQYILIAVGGWPWVAPFDGSELAMTSNDIFHMDTLPDSMLIVGGGYIAVEFASIFTRLGCKVTLVYRGNALLRGFDEEVRQFLTREISQSLDLRLGTKPVRIQSNNKRLVTTLDNGSEVESTTVLAATGRKPMTQNLGLENVAVKLSDNGAIEVNDRFQTAEPSIYAVGDVINRVALTPVALAEAQLVARALFSGDSRHMEYQNIPSAVFSHPNVATVGLTEEEARAKNQDIDIYSASVKQLRHSLSGREERSLLKLVVDAGNDRVLGVHMVGPDAGELVQGFAVALNCGATKADFDRTIGIHPTLAEEFVTLRTKR, encoded by the coding sequence TTGTCGAATTATGATTATGATCTGTTTGTGATCGGCGGGGGTTCGGGAGGAGTCCGGGCCAGTCGCGTCGCTGCCAGCCTGGGAGCACGGGTGGCCTGTGCTGAAGAGCGCTATTTCGGCGGCACCTGCGTGAATGTAGGCTGCGTGCCAAAAAAACTGCTCAGTTATGCTGCCCATTATCGGGATGATTTCCAGGACAGTCGCGGATTTGGCTGGGACACGCCTGAAGTTGATTTTGACTGGGCTAAATTGAAAAGGGCAAAGGATCAAGAAATCAGCAGGTTAGAGGGCATTTACAAGTCGATACTCGAGAATAATAAGGTGGCTGTATTCAAGCATCGTGCAGCGGTGCTCGGCCCCCACGAAGTTATGGTCGCAGACCAGCACATTACTGCGCAGTATATCCTCATTGCTGTTGGTGGATGGCCCTGGGTGGCACCATTCGACGGCAGCGAACTGGCCATGACATCCAACGATATTTTTCATATGGACACCCTGCCGGATTCCATGCTGATTGTCGGGGGCGGTTATATCGCTGTCGAGTTCGCCAGCATCTTCACCCGCCTTGGATGCAAGGTAACGCTGGTGTATCGAGGCAATGCGCTGCTGAGAGGCTTTGACGAAGAAGTACGGCAGTTCCTGACCCGTGAAATCAGTCAGAGCCTGGATCTTAGGCTAGGGACTAAACCGGTAAGAATACAGAGCAATAATAAAAGGTTAGTTACAACTCTTGATAATGGAAGCGAAGTTGAGAGTACCACAGTTCTGGCCGCCACCGGCCGCAAACCAATGACCCAGAACCTGGGCCTGGAGAATGTGGCAGTCAAGCTCAGCGATAACGGGGCCATAGAGGTTAATGACCGTTTTCAGACTGCAGAACCCAGCATTTATGCGGTAGGCGATGTGATCAATCGGGTGGCACTGACGCCGGTCGCCCTGGCGGAAGCGCAACTGGTGGCTCGTGCGTTGTTTTCAGGGGATTCCCGGCACATGGAATACCAGAACATACCTTCGGCCGTTTTCTCCCATCCCAACGTCGCAACAGTAGGCCTGACCGAAGAGGAAGCCCGAGCTAAAAACCAGGATATCGATATCTACAGTGCGAGTGTCAAGCAGCTCAGGCATTCCCTGAGCGGTAGAGAAGAGCGGTCGCTGCTGAAACTGGTGGTCGACGCCGGTAATGACAGGGTACTCGGTGTTCACATGGTAGGCCCAGACGCTGGAGAGCTGGTTCAGGGCTTCGCGGTAGCGCTTAACTGCGGCGCAACCAAGGCGGATTTCGACCGGACTATAGGTATCCATCCAACGTTGGCGGAGGAGTTTGTGACCCTGCGCACCAAGCGTTAA
- the mltG gene encoding endolytic transglycosylase MltG, producing the protein MMPLFWKTRSLWLWLLSGAVISALLIASFLVRAWEQLNAPLNLSSSVVFEVSAGASLSRVADELAGNGWLDYPLIFTLWSRITDSDGLLQAGEYQLDPPISAIQLLSKLTSGEVKQYQLTLVEGWTFTQALNAIWSSPGITATLAGQGGAAIAESLAFRFTHPEGQLFPDTYFYTRGTTDREVLQRAHRRLLEILDETWERRAGALPFNSPYEALILASIVEKETAVPDERRQIAGVFIRRLEQNMRLQSDPTVIYGMGSRFDGNIDREALNEVTPYNTYRVNGLPPSPIALAGREAILASVNPDTADALYFVSRGDGSHQFSATLEEHNAAVRRYQLGEQPL; encoded by the coding sequence ATGATGCCTTTGTTTTGGAAAACTAGATCTCTCTGGCTTTGGTTGCTCAGTGGCGCGGTTATTTCTGCGTTGTTGATTGCAAGTTTCCTGGTTCGCGCCTGGGAGCAGCTTAATGCGCCCCTGAACCTGAGCTCCAGTGTGGTTTTCGAGGTGTCTGCCGGCGCGTCGCTGTCAAGAGTGGCCGATGAACTGGCTGGCAATGGCTGGCTTGACTATCCGTTGATATTTACCCTCTGGTCCAGAATAACGGACAGTGACGGGTTGTTGCAGGCAGGGGAATACCAACTCGATCCACCGATCAGCGCTATTCAATTGTTGAGCAAATTGACCAGCGGCGAGGTTAAACAGTATCAGCTCACCCTGGTTGAAGGCTGGACGTTCACCCAGGCACTGAATGCTATCTGGTCCAGTCCAGGAATCACAGCGACTTTGGCTGGGCAGGGCGGCGCGGCGATCGCAGAGAGCCTGGCATTTCGTTTTACTCACCCGGAAGGACAGCTGTTCCCGGACACCTATTTCTACACGCGAGGTACGACAGATCGTGAGGTCCTGCAAAGAGCCCATCGACGCCTGTTGGAAATCCTGGACGAAACCTGGGAGCGGCGGGCTGGAGCGTTGCCGTTCAATTCACCTTACGAAGCACTGATTCTGGCCTCGATTGTAGAAAAAGAGACCGCCGTTCCCGACGAGCGGCGCCAGATTGCCGGTGTATTTATCCGGCGTCTTGAACAGAACATGCGCCTGCAATCCGACCCCACGGTGATTTACGGGATGGGCTCCCGCTTCGACGGCAACATTGATCGCGAAGCTCTGAACGAGGTGACCCCCTACAACACCTACCGCGTAAACGGGCTTCCTCCGTCACCGATCGCCCTGGCAGGTCGAGAAGCAATACTAGCCAGCGTCAACCCGGATACTGCAGATGCCTTGTATTTTGTCTCCCGTGGCGATGGCAGCCATCAGTTTTCCGCTACCCTCGAAGAGCACAATGCGGCCGTGCGCCGCTATCAACTCGGTGAACAACCGCTATAA